A stretch of Gemmatimonas sp. DNA encodes these proteins:
- the bchJ gene encoding bacteriochlorophyll 4-vinyl reductase has protein sequence MRDHHGESVAARLLVSSTGYALGALPGAMVDEREAQAFVRAVMRELGEQPGTRLLHEAGGRTADYLMAHRIPRPAQWLMRWLPRRAGLRLLLEAMRANAWTFARLIRTLVTPHATVREVECQALGGRCCRFEVTGIS, from the coding sequence GTGCGCGACCACCACGGCGAGTCGGTGGCGGCGCGCCTGCTCGTGTCCAGCACCGGCTATGCGCTGGGGGCGCTGCCGGGAGCCATGGTGGACGAACGTGAGGCCCAGGCGTTCGTACGCGCCGTGATGCGCGAGCTGGGCGAGCAGCCGGGCACCCGGTTGCTGCACGAAGCCGGCGGGCGCACCGCCGACTACCTCATGGCGCATCGCATCCCGCGGCCGGCGCAGTGGCTCATGCGGTGGCTGCCCCGGCGCGCCGGACTCCGGCTCCTGCTGGAGGCCATGCGCGCCAACGCGTGGACCTTCGCCCGCCTCATTCGCACCCTGGTCACACCGCACGCCACCGTGCGGGAAGTGGAGTGCCAGGCGTTGGGCGGCCGCTGCTGCCGCTTCGAGGTCACCGGGATATCTTAG